Part of the Triticum urartu cultivar G1812 chromosome 2, Tu2.1, whole genome shotgun sequence genome, TCCCTGGATACAATGATGCAAACACGCTCTGGCAACTAAGCAGGTGGCGCATTATGTTCACACATCTCCAACAGCCGTGTCAAAAGACGCGCGCGGGGTATACTAAATTTTTAGCGTGCGTGAGACGTTTTCGCGCACTCCAGCGTTGGCGGGAAATTAGCGCGCGGGAAAAGGCAGCAGCTCGCGCGTTATTTTTGACGCTCCGCTTCCGGCGCGCCTTTAAATTGCGGCACTCACCACGTGTCTATTCCaaacactctcttcctcttccgctgCCACACGCACCTCCCCCGCTTCCTCATTACTTCCTCGCCGCTCCAGCGCCCCGCCACCGACGCGCCACCATGTCGCCGCGCCACCGAGGAGCGTCGGGCTACCGCGGCGTCCGCCAGCGCCCCAACGGCTGGTACTACTCGAAGATCCGGTCCGGCGACGTTCGGCTCAGCCTCGGCACCTTCCAGACGGCGCACGAGGCCGACCGCGCGtacgacgcggcggcgtggcgcctaGACAGGCCACGCCCGCAGATGAACTTTCAGGACGTTTACACGCTCCGACAGGCGCTGGACATCGCCCCTCCGCCTCGTCTTATCACGGACCAAGACCATGCGGAGCACGCTGGGcggcagcgccgcctcctcatcGCCGAGAAGGACGAGCGGGCCATGGCGGAGTGGCGTCGGCGCCACCCGGAGGACATCGCTGACGAGCAAGCCTACTGGACGGGGCAGACGGCAAAGCGCCACGCGGAACGGTTGGACATGCTTCGGCGGAAGGCCCTGGCGTTATCGCAGTGCGAGATTGTT contains:
- the LOC125538111 gene encoding uncharacterized protein LOC125538111; translation: MQDIAFQALDASKVQHNGKCFNLSHCFRVIKDEEKFKTQYAALKSRGGKQAVEEVGEGESARPRGKTNSKKKAKRDAASNTLIASVEGMMNKKDSREEERRHFKEEQMNTLLEICPRAPRHRRATMSPRHRGASGYRGVRQRPNGWYYSKIRSGDVRLSLGTFQTAHEADRAYDAAAWRLDRPRPQMNFQDVYTLRQALDIAPPPRLITDQDHAEHAGRQRRLLIAEKDERAMAEWRRRHPEDIADEQAYWTGQTAKRHAERLDMLRRKALALSQCEIVENGGQSIFSANDSRWDDMWLNTSDQTIKDDNDDDDDD